TGGAAACCGTCCACAATGCCGTCGACCTTCACCGGTTCACGTCCGACGGGCCCACGCTGGCCCTCCACGACGCGGCGGGGATGCCGCCGGAGCCCGTGGGGACGGTGCGCGTGGGCCTCGTCGCCACCATGGGCGTGTGGAAGGGCCACGCGGAGTTCCTGCGCGCCGTCGCCCGCGTACCACGTGAGATCCCGCTGCGGGCGTACGTGGTCGGGGGCGGGATCTATCGCACGCAGGGGAGCGAGGTGTCGGTGGACGGCCTGCGGCGGCTGGCGGCGGAACTGGGGATCGCCGACCGCGTGGGGTTCACCGGCTTCGTCGCCGACCCCGCGGCGGCCATGCGCGGCCTGGACGTGGTGGTGCACGCCAGCACGCAGCCCGAGCCGTTCGGGCTGGTGATCGCCGAGGCCATGGCGTGCGGCCGGGCGGTAATCGCCAGCGCGGCCGGCGGCGCGGCCGAGATCATCTCTCCCGGCCACGATGCGCTCGCGGTGGCGCCGGGGGACGTGGACGGGCTGGCCCGCGCCATCCGCCAGCTCGCTACGGACGGGATGCTCCGCGCCACCCTGGCCCGCCAGGGCCGCGAGACGGCCGTTCGCCGCTTCGACCGCGCGCGGCTCGCGTCGGCGCTGTCTCCGCTGTATCGTTCCCTCCTCAGCCAGTAGGCCGCGCCCCGTCCAGCATCTCCCGTTGCCGCAGCCGCTCCGAGTTCTTCACGTGTACGCGGGCAACCTGTACGGCGGGGTGGAGCGGATGCTCGCCACCCTGGCGTCGGCGCGCGTGGACGGGCTGGAGCAGTCGTTCGCGCTCTCCTTCGACGGACGGCTGGCCGACGAGCTGCGGCGGATCGGCGCGCGGGTGGAACTGCTGGGGCCCGTGCGCGTCAGCCTGCCGTGGACGGCGCTGCGGGCGCGGTCGCGGCTGGCGCGGGTGATCCGGGCCAGCCGGCCGGACGTCGTCGTGTGTCATTCCACCTGGGCGCACGGCATCTTCGCCGCGGTCGCGCGTGGCCGTGGCGTTCCCCTGGTCTTCTGGCTTCACGACGTGGTGAGGGGCGGTACCTGGGCCGACCGGCTGGCCAGGCGCACGCCGCCGGACCTGGCCATCTGCACCAGCCGCTTCGCACAGGCCGCGCTGGGCCGCCTTTGGCCGCACGTTCCCGCCGAGGTGGTGTATCCGCCGGTCCCGCCGCCGACGGTGGAGTCCTCGGCCCGGCGGGAGGTTCGCGCGGAGCTGGACACGTCCATTGACGATGTCGTGTTCCTGATGGCGAGCCGCTTCGACCCCGCCAAGGGCCACCGCGTTCTCCTGAATGCGCTGGCCTCGATGCGCGAGACGGAGCGGTGGACGTGCTGGATCGCGGGTGGCGCGTCGGGGCCGCGGGAGGCGGCGCACCTGGCCGGGGTGCGCGCCCTGGCGGAGGCATCCGGGATCGCGGGGCGGGTGCGGTTCCTGGGCGAGCGCGCGGACGTGCCGCGGCTGGTGGCGGCTGCGGACGTGCTCTGCCAGCCGAACCTTTCGCCCGACGCGTTCGGCATCGCCTTTGTAGAAGGGATGTACGCCGGGCTGCCCGTGGTGACTTCCGCGCTCGGGGGCGCGCTGGAGGCGGTCGATCCCACGACCGGCATCCTGGTTGCGCCGGGACGTGTGGACGCGCTGGCGGAGGCGAGGCGCGAGTTGGCGAGCGATCCCGGCCGACGCGCGGAGCTGGGCGCGGCGGGTCCCGCGCGGGCGCGGGCGTTGTGCGATCCCCATCGACAGGCGGAGCGAATGCGGCAGGTGCTGGCAACGGTGGCGGGGCAGGGATGAGCGCGGCGCACCCGGCATGGGAGCCGTCGTGAACACCGCGGCGCACCCCGTTCCGTACGCCGTGCCGTATCGCGGTGCGCGCAGGCGTCCCCGCCAGCCGTTTCCGTGGGTGCCGGCGTTCATCGTCTTCCAGCTCGCCTGCCAGCTGATGCTGATCTCCGGGCTCGCGGGCGTGCGCGTGCTGGTGCGCATGGCCGCGTTCGGGGCGAGCCTGGCGCTGCTGGCGCTGCTGCGGGGGCGCGGCTCCGCCCATCCCGCCCGGGGACCCGCCATCTTCGTATTCGCCATCCTGGGCGTCTGCATCTTCCATCCCGAGACATCCTCGTCCGCCGCCGGCATCGCGCAGGTGGGGCTGTACGGCGCGGTGATCGCCCCGCTCTTCTGGGTGCCGCGGCTCACCGCCATCGACATCCGCGCGCTGCGGCAGACCGTGATGGTGCTGTGGGCGTTCCACACCTTCAGCGCGGCCATCGGCGTGGTGCAGGTGTACCGCCCGGGAACGCTGCAGCCGCCGCTCTCCACCGTGGTGCAGTCCAAGGGCAAGGGCTACGTCGAAAGCCTCAAGATCACCACCGCCACCGGCCAGCGCGTGTTCCGGCCGATGGGGCTGACCGACGTTCCCGGGGGCGCGGCGGTGTCCGGGTTGTACGCGGTGCTCCTGGGCGTGGGCTTCTTCCTCACCCGCCGCACCCCGCTCGCGCTCGGAGCGTCGCTGGCGAGCATCGTGCTGGGCGCCGCCTGCCTGTACCTTTCGCAGGTTCGCTCGCTGGCGGTCATGACGGGCATCTCGCTGCTGGCCGTGGGCGCCGTCCTCGTGTGGCGGAAAGACGTCAAGCGCCTGTCGATGCTGGGGTTCGGGGTGATCGGCATGCTGCTGCTGGGGTACGTGATGGCGGTGAACATGGCCGGAGCGGCGGTCACCAACCGCATGGCGTCGCTGGTGCAGGCCCGGCCCACGCAGGTGTACTACGACAACCGCGGCCGATTCCTGGAAGACGCGCTGATGAAAACCCTTCCTGCCGCGCCCTTCGGCGAGGGGCTGGGGCACTGGGGGATGACGGCCACCTACTTCGGCGGAAGCGGGCCGGGCAAGAACATCTGGGTAGAGATCCAGTGGGCCGGGTGGATCGTGGATGGCGGCGCGCCCCTGCTGTTCACATACCTGCTCGCCGTGGGCGTGTGCCTGATCGCAACGTGGCGGATCGCGCGCGCCCGCCCGCCCGGACCCGAGGCGCACGACCTTCCGTTCTGGGCGGCCATCGTGATGGCGTACTCCGTCGGCGCCCTGGCGCTCACCTTTTCGTACCCCATCTTCGTTTCGCAGTCTGGGATGGAGTTCTGGCTGCTGAACGCCACCCTGTTCGCCGCGGCCCGCTACGCGCGCCAGGCCGCGCTCGCCGCCGAGGCGCCCGGGTGAGGCCCTGGGCGGTGGTGGCGGGGGACTTCGTCCGCACGGGGGGGATGGATGCGGCCAACCACGCGCTGGCCGGCTGGCTGGCGCGCGGCGGGCGCGAAACCCACGTGGTGGCGCATCGCGTCGCCGACGACCTCCTCCACGAACCCAACCTGCACGTTCACCACGTTCCCCGCCCGCTGGGAAGCCACCTGCTGGGCTTTCCGCTGCTGGACCGAGCCGGCC
This portion of the Longimicrobium sp. genome encodes:
- a CDS encoding glycosyltransferase family 4 protein, whose amino-acid sequence is MRVAYLSASGALGGAERVLLDVLASVRAAEPSWPLTLVSGEDGPLLERVRALGVEAHVLPFPRGLAALGDAGAGGTLRLLGGMAAAGPGAAAYVARLAFLLRRGRADVVHTNGFKMHLLGAWAASRATPVVWHLHDFVSTRRAMSALLRRSAGRCAAAVAVSDAVAVDARTVLGAGLRVETVHNAVDLHRFTSDGPTLALHDAAGMPPEPVGTVRVGLVATMGVWKGHAEFLRAVARVPREIPLRAYVVGGGIYRTQGSEVSVDGLRRLAAELGIADRVGFTGFVADPAAAMRGLDVVVHASTQPEPFGLVIAEAMACGRAVIASAAGGAAEIISPGHDALAVAPGDVDGLARAIRQLATDGMLRATLARQGRETAVRRFDRARLASALSPLYRSLLSQ
- a CDS encoding glycosyltransferase, coding for MPQPLRVLHVYAGNLYGGVERMLATLASARVDGLEQSFALSFDGRLADELRRIGARVELLGPVRVSLPWTALRARSRLARVIRASRPDVVVCHSTWAHGIFAAVARGRGVPLVFWLHDVVRGGTWADRLARRTPPDLAICTSRFAQAALGRLWPHVPAEVVYPPVPPPTVESSARREVRAELDTSIDDVVFLMASRFDPAKGHRVLLNALASMRETERWTCWIAGGASGPREAAHLAGVRALAEASGIAGRVRFLGERADVPRLVAAADVLCQPNLSPDAFGIAFVEGMYAGLPVVTSALGGALEAVDPTTGILVAPGRVDALAEARRELASDPGRRAELGAAGPARARALCDPHRQAERMRQVLATVAGQG